Part of the Undibacter mobilis genome is shown below.
GACGAGGTTCGCGACGCTCTGACGTCGATCGGCGTCCAGGGTCTCACCGTCACCGAGGTGAAGGGCTACGGCCGGCAAAAGGGCCACACGGAAATCTATCGTGGGGCTGAATACGCGGTGAGCTTCCTCCCGAAGGTGAAGGTGGAGGTCGCGGTCGCTTCGAACCAGGTCGACAAAGTCATCGGCGCCATTACCGGCGCGGCCAAGACCGGACAGATCGGCGACGGAAAGATTTTCGTCTTCGGGCTGGACAGCGCCGTCCGCATTCGCACCGGCGAAACCGACGCGGCGGCTCTCTAACCACCCGCACAAACATCACCGATAGGAGTTAAGACCATGACGTTGAAGAAGATCTCCAGTGCGGGGCTGCTTGGGCTCGCCGCACTGACGGCCGGCCTGATCGTAGCCGACGGCGCCTTCGCGCAGACCGCTGCGCCGGCTGCCGCTGCTGCGCCGGCCGCTGCCGCCGCGCCCAAACTCGACACCGGCGACACTGCGTGGATGCTGACCTCGACCGCGCTGGTGCTGATGATGACCATCCCCGGCCTCGCGCTGTTCTACGGCGGCATGGTCCGCAAGAAGAACGTGCTGTCGGTCATCACCGCCTGCTTCGCCATCACCTGCCTGGTGTCGATCCTCTGGCTGATCTACGGCTACTCGCTCGCTTTCACCGAAAGCAGCATGAACGCCTATATCGGTGGCCTGTCGAAGGCGTTCTTCGCCGGCGTCACCAACGACACCGTGAACTCGCTGGCCGCGACGATTCCGGAGTGGGTGTTCATCACCTTCCAGATGACCTTCGCGATCATCACCCCGGCTCTGATCATCGGCGCCTTCGTCGAGCGCATCAAGTTCTCGGCGCTGCTGTGGTTCATCGGTCTGTGGCTCACCTTCGTGTATCTGCCGGTCGCGCACTGGGTCTGGGGCGGCGGCTTCCTCGGTACGGCTGGCGTGCTCGACTTTGCCGGCGGCACCGTGGTGCACATCAACGCCGGTATCGCGGGCCTCGTCGGCTGCATCATTGTCGGCAAGCGCAAGGGCTACGGTCACGTCGCCATGGCGCCGCATAACCTGACGCTGTCCATGATCGGCGCCTCCCTCCTCTGGGTCGGCTGGTTCGGCTTCAACGCCGGTTCGGCCGTCGCCTCGAACGCGCTCGCCGGCGCCGCCATGATCAACACCCAGGTTGCCACCGCCGCTGCGGCGCTGGCCTGGATGTTTGCTGAATGGATTGTCGCCAAGAAGCCGAGCCTGCTCGGCATCATCTCGGGCGCCGTTGCGGGCCTCGTCGCCATTACTCCGGCGGCCGGTTTCGTCAACCCGACCGGTGGCTTCATCATCGGCATCCTCGCCGGCGTGGTCTGCTACATCGCCTCGGTGCATGTGAAGAAGGCGCTGGGCTACGACGACTCGCTCGACGTGTTCGGCGTTCACGGCGTCGGCGGCATCCTCGGCGCGATCCTCACCGGCGTGTTCGCCGATGCTGCGATCAACCCGCTCGGCAAGGACGCCAGCGTCGCGACCCAGTTCTACGGCGTCGCCGTCACCATCATCTACACGGCGATCGTCACGGCGATCATCATGTACGTGATCAAGGCGGTGATCGGGCTGCGTCCGACGGAAGCGCAGGAAGAGGAAGGCCTCGACATCACCCTGCACGGCGAAACGGTGCAGTAAGAAACACGCGGCGGCACGGACCTCGCGTTCGTGCTGCCGCCGATCCAGCGGTAGGGGCGGAAACCCGGCACTGTCCCTTCCGTCGAGGCCCTCGGTTCGCAAGAGCCGGGGGCCTCTCTCTTTTCCGGGTATGCTTTGAGACTGCCGCGCTACAGCGGCTTGGCGCCTGCGGCGGCGACCGCGAAGGACTGCGTGTTGAGCCGGATCGCGGCATTGGCCACGCCGTCGCCGCGATAACTGTCACGCGCGACGAGCTCAAAGAAGAAGCCGCCTTCCATCGTCGCCGTGCAAGCCTGAAATAGGCGCCCTTGGCGTCAATATCGTAAAGGATGTCAGCGCCTTCAGCGCTGCGATGTCCGCTTCCGACAGATCGCTGCGCGAGGCGAGGTCGTCATAGTAGTTTCTGACAGTTCGACGGCCCGAACCAATGGGGGCCGATGCGCCCGGCCCCTCGCGCTGCCGCCCGCCCGCCGCCTTACCTGCGCGCTTCGACGCGCCGTTGCGGCTCTTCGCGCGCGGCGCGAATCGCCGCCAGGCCCAGACTGTCGGCAAGGTGCAGGCGATCATATTCCGACCACACCTGCGTCAACCAGTGGCGGACGTAACCGCGAAGAACGAAGGAATAGTCCGCAGCTTCACCGTCAGCCGTCCGATCGGCGATAAACTGTGAATAGGGCACATGCGCGAGCTCGACGTTTTCACACGCCAACTCGTTGAGCTTGGGTATGACGATTTCCTTGGCGCCATTGAGCGCGCTGAAATAACGGCTGTAGGTCTCAGGCTGCCACTCGAAGAACTTGGTGTCGTTGATGAAATTCTTGACGAGAATGTAATTGACGTTGCCAAGCGCCTTTCCAGTGTCCGAAATCTCGTCCAGCGACCCGATGGTCGGACCGAGAATATGAAGCACGACGAGATTGAAATGACCGCGGTTGGCGAACTCGAGAAAGCCGACATCCTGGAGCGTTTCCAGCATCTTCGACAGCAAACCCGCGCGCACGTCGATGACGGTCACTTCATTCGACGGGCGCTCGCCCTCGTCGAATATCTTGATCTGGTTGTGAACCTGCGTGACGTCGACAACGTCCGTCAATTGCGGATAGAACCGCTTTAGCGCGCCGCGCGGCCATTCGGTGTCGAATGCCCGCACCGAAAGGCCGTTCTTGGCCAGGTAGTCGACAAAGGTTCGCGTGACGGTCGTCTTCCCGACTCCACCTTTATCTGCGCCAATCAGGACGAAAGCTGGTCTACTCATGATTCTGGTGGTGTCCGGTGTACAGGCACTCGTGGTCGCCGCCGGGCTGCTTCGCCCGGTATCAGCACCGCACGCTTACGATCGGGACGCCTCTTTCTTTTCCATTTGATTTTGCAGCTCGACAACGAGCCTCATCAGCCGCTCGCGCGCGTGAACATCGAGGAGCACCCTGGTGTTGCTCAACCCCTCAATCAGCCGCCCGTAAGCGCCGTTGAACGGCTCAGCATTGTCGACGGAGCGGGCAGCGGCCCTGACATTGCTTGTTGTTTTCATGAGCTGGCTCTCCAACGCTGATTCGGCTGTTGCGATTGTTAACCAGACACCCGGCACGAAATGAGCGAGCCTGCCTATGCCATGCTTGCCTATCCAAGCTGCTGCGCGCAGACGATGGCCGGATGCGAATGGTCAGGCTTGAGAAAGCCGCAACGCGTCCACGAATTTGAGAAACTTCATGTCTTCGGTCGCCACGTAGCCGGACGGATATCTTGCGACCAGCCCCTTGTACTCAAGGTTCTGCAGGCGCCGGCGCACCGTTTCTCTCGAGATTCCGAGATACGAGGCAACGGAGTTGATATTCGCCGGCTGCAGCGTTATCGATCCGGGGCGGACATAGGATGCGTTGATCAGGCAGCACGCCAACACGATCATGACGTCGACAAAGTCGCAGGAATGCGCACTTTTGATCGCGCAAAGGCGACGGAAGAACTCGGTTAGTTCGGCGACGTTCCGAGAGATGCCTTCAATGTCGGGCGGAGGATACGCGGCGCTCCTGACGGTTTGAGGCACATCCCTCTGTTTGAGCGTAGACGCCCAGAAGTCGTTCTTCCGAAGCACGATTGAGTCCTCTCATTTACATCTCTCTGCTCGGCTTGATTCGGCGAGAGAATGTTCATGAGCAGTTAGCCTCTAATTTCTTCGGTCATCAAAAAAGACGAGTTCGCTTTCAGAGCTATAACCTACCAAAATGACAGCAAAAATCTTCCGCGCGTTTGATACTCCATTGCAAACTCGGGAAATTCCAAAAAACAGACGCAATCACTTTAACTAATTCCATTCACTTTGATCTATTTCTGGGGTGGCGCACCCGTCGGTTGAGTGGCTATCTGGTATTTATATACAGCCGCTTCCAAGGACGGATTTAACTATGCTTCTGCTGACCCGGCCGTCAGAAGAAACAATCGTCTCAGGAAAAACTCTTACTCCACAGAGAGATGGCGTAGTTTTGCTGGTCGAAGACGACCGCGATTTTGTGTCCGAACTACGTCCCGCTCTCGAAGCTGAGAACTTAAATATTAAGGTTGCCGAGACGGCGGAAGACGCACTCGCCATTTTGGAAGTGGACAGGCAAATCGATATCGTCATTACCGATATCATGCTGCCGACAATGAGCGGCCTCGAGCTGCTCAAGCGCGTCAAGACGCTGCGCCGCGAACGCAAGATCATCGGCATCATCCTGACGGCTCATGCGTCTATCGATTACGCGGTAACGGCACTGCGTCAGAACGCCGTCGACTTTCTGCAAAAGCCAATTCACTTCGACGAACTGATGGAAGCGATCGATCGCGCCAGGGCGAATCTGCGCAGTGTCGCCAAAGCCAATTCGGCGGAGATCGCTCCTGACGTCGCCAGCCTGCTCAGTTTCGCCTCGACCTTGCGCGAAAGCCGTGAAGTGATCGGCCTGGGCGGAATCTCGGAGTGCGCCTGGCAAATGCTGATCTATGCCGCGCTGTGCCAGCAGCGCGGCCAGAAAATTACCGTCACTGCGCTATGCGCCGCCAGCGGAGCCCCGATACCGACCGCGTTGCGCCATCTGTCCGGCCTTGAGAAACGCGAACTGATCTTGCGCCACCCTGATCCCGATGATCGCAGATGCATCATCGTCTCGATCAGCAAGGTCGGTACTGACTATCTCCAGCGGGCAATGCGCCGCTGGGTCGAGCGCTCGAAGCGCCTCCTTTAGCCCCCGCAAACGGACACTAAGCGCAAGAGCGCCGGATCCAGGGGGCGCAGAATTTTTCGTCAGGCAATGCTTAAATTCGAAATTGGACGTTTCGGCCCCTGGAGACTCCCTCGCCTGGAGGCATGGTGGCCGGTGCTCCTGGGGCTCGCGACCCTGGTTGTGCTCATTTTCGGCATTAACGAAATCGACAGGCGTGTTCGCGAGAGCGCAACAACCGACGCGCGAGCCAGGGCTGGACTAGCCGCCACACTCCTGACCTCGGCCATCGACGACGCAACCGCTACCGCCTCCACAACGATTGCCGTCGCAGATGCCGCCCTCCGGGACATTGATGACCCCGCCGAAATACATCGCATTCTTGAGAAATTGCCCCTAGCGGACGGGGTTTTGAAGATCACGGCGGCCGACGCCTCCGGCCGGCCCGTGGCGAGCAACCGCGACATACGGGCATCCGCCGGATTGAGAAAACCTATTCCTTTGATCGTAAATGCATATTTTGACGGGATTTACCTAAGTCATTCCGAAAAAAACCCGGTCTCGGGAATAGAAACAATCAAGTTTATTAGAGGATTCCGCTTCCCCGACGGCACAACACGTCGTATTTATACGGTTTCCTACTCGCTCGAACGCGTGTTGCGGCTGTTCGATGCGATTGCACTTACCCCCAAGTCCATAAATGTCATCGGAAACGACGGCCGGTTGCGCATTGCTGTTCAGCGAGACAGCCAAGGATCGATCCGCCATCTGTCGGACGACGTCGTTCTGGCCTCGCCGATCCGGCGCAACTCCGATGAGACGGCGCAATCCCGTGTGCCTTCCGTCCATGTCGACGACAGGATCCGGCGCGCTTTTGCCAGTTCCCCGTCGAGACATTATGGGCTTTCAGTTGTTGTTGACCTGGATCTCAATGAGAAATCGGGCAATTACAAAGATATGCGGAACGGCATGCTCGTCACGCTGATAATAACAATCTCGGCCCTGACTATTATTGGATTTGTCGCATACGTTCTGAGAGAACGGCATGTCAGAGCGCGCGCACTCGAAGCCTTGAGACGAAACGAGAGCGAAATACTGCGTTCCATCGCCAAACTCGACAACCTGGCGATCGCGACCGTGTCATTTGCCGGCAATTTCACGACCGTCGCCGGATCAAACTCCAACGAAATCTCCCGCTATATCGAAGAGAATTGGAGATCAATTCTCTCTCAAAACGAGAGCAACTCGGACGAGCCTTCGATTCATCGGTTTCAGGACGCGACGACGAATTCGTGGCGAGAAATTGCTGTTGTCACCAATCACGCCAGTGCACCGGAACAACGCGCGCAGAAAATTCTTCTGGCGCTCGACCTGACGCATATTCGCCAGAAAGCCAATAAGCTTTATCAACTGTCAAAACTGGCGGCGATCGGCGGCCTGTCGACCGCCATCGCTCACGAGATTCATCAGCCGCTCGGAACAATCTGGTTTGCGATACACAATGCGAGGCCGTTGCTGAAGAAGGGCGAAGTCTCGGCCGTCGAGCTCAAATTCGACCTGATCGAATCCCAGATCAAGAAAATCAAAAAATACGTCGACCATTTGCGCCAGTTCGGGCGGCCGTCGACTCAAATTGAGCCGCATCACGAAATCGACATCGTGCAGGTCGTCCAGGCCGCAACAGAACTGCTCGGCATCGAGAACGAGACTCACCCCTCGCCGATTTCCGTTCATGTGTGCCCGGAAGCCGGCCGATACTTCATATTGGGCGATCCGAACTCGCTGGAGCAGGTGATCATCAATCTGATTCAGAACGCGCGTTACTCGATCAAGCAAAAATGGGCATCCGAAGCACCCGAGCGCGGCAAGATCGAAATTATGATCAGCGCCGCCGGCACCGACAACATCATCCAGATTTCGGATAACGGCGGGGGCATCCCGCCGGAGATTCTCCCCCATATTTTCGAGCTGTTCTTCACGACGAAACCCATCGAAGACGGCACCGGCCTGGGTCTGGCCATCTCGCAAGATATCATTCGCGAGCTCGGCGGCGTCATTGCCGCGACGAACACGGACGAGGGCGCCATGTTCACAATCAAATTGCCCAAGAGCGACCTCACGCCGATCCTGCCCGCCTGAGCTCGGCGGGCGAAGACAATTCGGCCGTTGAGCAATGTGACGTTCGCACCCAACATGACATGTCACCCAGTTTGGGCGACCGCGCTCGTTATCGCGTTAATCATTGCCATACTCTTTTTCGACGAAAGAAGAGGACAGGGCCATGAGCGACATCAACAGATCTGCAGTGAACAAAAATTCGCTGGACGAGAACACCGCCTATATTGGTGAAGGCGTGGTACTCAAGGGCGAGATATCGGTTCCCGACACCATTTTGGTCGACGGGCGCGTCGAAGGTGAAGTCACCGCCAAGACCATCCGTGTCGGCGCCACCGGTTCGGTGGCCGGCACCGTCCGCGTGACCGAGGCGGAAATCAAAGGTCAGGTCTCCGAGAAGATCGAGGTCAAGCAGCTGCTCACTGTTCGGACTGGTGGCGTTGTGAATGGCGCTATCAGCTACGGCGAGATCGAGCTCGAAAGAGGATCGGTCATTTCGGGGGAATTCATCTCTTCTGAACATCGCGCGCCCAAGTCGCAACAGAAGATCGAGACTGCCCATACCAAAGTCGAGCGCATCAAGTTCCAGGTGCCCGGTGTCGCCGTCGTCTCCGCGATCGATACGCTGAAGGATGGCCAGGGCGATCAGAACTCCCAGCAAGAACGTAAGGTAACGGCCTGAGCGTGTCGCCTGACGGAGCGGA
Proteins encoded:
- a CDS encoding P-II family nitrogen regulator — protein: MKIVMAIIKPFKLDEVRDALTSIGVQGLTVTEVKGYGRQKGHTEIYRGAEYAVSFLPKVKVEVAVASNQVDKVIGAITGAAKTGQIGDGKIFVFGLDSAVRIRTGETDAAAL
- a CDS encoding sensor histidine kinase, coding for MLKFEIGRFGPWRLPRLEAWWPVLLGLATLVVLIFGINEIDRRVRESATTDARARAGLAATLLTSAIDDATATASTTIAVADAALRDIDDPAEIHRILEKLPLADGVLKITAADASGRPVASNRDIRASAGLRKPIPLIVNAYFDGIYLSHSEKNPVSGIETIKFIRGFRFPDGTTRRIYTVSYSLERVLRLFDAIALTPKSINVIGNDGRLRIAVQRDSQGSIRHLSDDVVLASPIRRNSDETAQSRVPSVHVDDRIRRAFASSPSRHYGLSVVVDLDLNEKSGNYKDMRNGMLVTLIITISALTIIGFVAYVLRERHVRARALEALRRNESEILRSIAKLDNLAIATVSFAGNFTTVAGSNSNEISRYIEENWRSILSQNESNSDEPSIHRFQDATTNSWREIAVVTNHASAPEQRAQKILLALDLTHIRQKANKLYQLSKLAAIGGLSTAIAHEIHQPLGTIWFAIHNARPLLKKGEVSAVELKFDLIESQIKKIKKYVDHLRQFGRPSTQIEPHHEIDIVQVVQAATELLGIENETHPSPISVHVCPEAGRYFILGDPNSLEQVIINLIQNARYSIKQKWASEAPERGKIEIMISAAGTDNIIQISDNGGGIPPEILPHIFELFFTTKPIEDGTGLGLAISQDIIRELGGVIAATNTDEGAMFTIKLPKSDLTPILPA
- a CDS encoding bactofilin family protein, which gives rise to MSDINRSAVNKNSLDENTAYIGEGVVLKGEISVPDTILVDGRVEGEVTAKTIRVGATGSVAGTVRVTEAEIKGQVSEKIEVKQLLTVRTGGVVNGAISYGEIELERGSVISGEFISSEHRAPKSQQKIETAHTKVERIKFQVPGVAVVSAIDTLKDGQGDQNSQQERKVTA
- a CDS encoding DeoR family transcriptional regulator is translated as MLRKNDFWASTLKQRDVPQTVRSAAYPPPDIEGISRNVAELTEFFRRLCAIKSAHSCDFVDVMIVLACCLINASYVRPGSITLQPANINSVASYLGISRETVRRRLQNLEYKGLVARYPSGYVATEDMKFLKFVDALRLSQA
- a CDS encoding ammonium transporter is translated as MTLKKISSAGLLGLAALTAGLIVADGAFAQTAAPAAAAAPAAAAAPKLDTGDTAWMLTSTALVLMMTIPGLALFYGGMVRKKNVLSVITACFAITCLVSILWLIYGYSLAFTESSMNAYIGGLSKAFFAGVTNDTVNSLAATIPEWVFITFQMTFAIITPALIIGAFVERIKFSALLWFIGLWLTFVYLPVAHWVWGGGFLGTAGVLDFAGGTVVHINAGIAGLVGCIIVGKRKGYGHVAMAPHNLTLSMIGASLLWVGWFGFNAGSAVASNALAGAAMINTQVATAAAALAWMFAEWIVAKKPSLLGIISGAVAGLVAITPAAGFVNPTGGFIIGILAGVVCYIASVHVKKALGYDDSLDVFGVHGVGGILGAILTGVFADAAINPLGKDASVATQFYGVAVTIIYTAIVTAIIMYVIKAVIGLRPTEAQEEEGLDITLHGETVQ
- a CDS encoding response regulator, whose amino-acid sequence is MLLLTRPSEETIVSGKTLTPQRDGVVLLVEDDRDFVSELRPALEAENLNIKVAETAEDALAILEVDRQIDIVITDIMLPTMSGLELLKRVKTLRRERKIIGIILTAHASIDYAVTALRQNAVDFLQKPIHFDELMEAIDRARANLRSVAKANSAEIAPDVASLLSFASTLRESREVIGLGGISECAWQMLIYAALCQQRGQKITVTALCAASGAPIPTALRHLSGLEKRELILRHPDPDDRRCIIVSISKVGTDYLQRAMRRWVERSKRLL